In a genomic window of Chryseobacterium sp. G0162:
- a CDS encoding leucine-rich repeat domain-containing protein, whose product MMKFKIFTAFIGIFGFAFLQGQKLEFKDKNLEKAVIENFDLNKDGMISNFEAEAVNNLFLVQKGITSTDDLHFFKNVKMIMLDENAISTIVLKDMDKLNLFSCTGCKVKSFKAENLGNITSLYMDNNLLETISLKATPKIDQLTLSLNQLKTIDLSQLKNLRRLNVEHNKISKIDISGNPALQTLNVGGNKMKEEDIKKGLKTEVTIFGTTD is encoded by the coding sequence ATGATGAAATTTAAAATATTTACAGCATTCATCGGTATTTTCGGATTTGCTTTTTTACAGGGACAGAAGCTTGAGTTTAAAGATAAAAATCTGGAAAAGGCAGTCATTGAAAATTTTGATCTGAATAAAGATGGAATGATAAGTAACTTTGAAGCAGAAGCCGTTAATAACCTGTTTCTGGTCCAAAAAGGGATTACTTCTACAGATGATCTGCATTTCTTTAAAAATGTAAAAATGATTATGCTGGATGAAAATGCTATTTCTACGATCGTTCTGAAGGATATGGATAAACTGAATCTTTTTTCATGTACAGGATGTAAAGTGAAATCATTTAAAGCTGAAAACCTGGGAAATATTACGTCTTTATATATGGATAATAACCTTTTGGAAACTATTTCCCTGAAGGCAACACCAAAAATTGACCAATTAACATTATCTTTAAATCAGCTAAAAACAATTGATTTGTCCCAGCTTAAAAATTTAAGAAGACTGAATGTGGAACATAACAAGATTTCTAAAATTGATATTTCCGGAAATCCTGCTTTGCAGACTTTAAACGTAGGTGGAAATAAAATGAAAGAGGAAGACATCAAGAAAGGATTAAAAACAGAGGTTACCATTTTTGGAACGACTGACTAA
- a CDS encoding cytidine deaminase encodes MKKDIQISYEYFKNSSELSDIEKQLFERAKEARANAYAPYSQFFVGCAVLLENGEIYSGNNQENAAFPSGLCAERTTLFWVAANFPNVKVKKIFVVGGPKEFHEKNPPIPPCGACRQSLIEYETKQNENIDLYFSSMNEEVVKVHAVKDLLPFYFDSTFL; translated from the coding sequence ATGAAAAAAGACATACAGATCAGTTACGAATATTTTAAAAATAGCAGCGAACTGAGCGATATAGAAAAACAATTATTCGAAAGAGCCAAAGAGGCTCGCGCAAACGCTTATGCACCTTATTCTCAGTTTTTTGTAGGATGTGCTGTGCTGTTGGAAAACGGAGAAATATATTCCGGAAACAATCAGGAAAATGCTGCTTTCCCTTCAGGGCTTTGCGCTGAGAGAACTACTCTTTTTTGGGTAGCCGCCAACTTTCCCAATGTGAAGGTAAAAAAGATCTTCGTTGTGGGTGGTCCTAAAGAATTTCACGAAAAAAACCCACCAATTCCACCTTGTGGGGCCTGTCGTCAAAGTTTAATAGAATATGAAACCAAGCAAAACGAAAACATTGACCTTTATTTTTCAAGTATGAATGAAGAGGTTGTGAAAGTTCATGCAGTGAAGGATTTATTGCCTTTCTATTTTGATTCTACCTTTTTATAA
- the namA gene encoding NADPH dehydrogenase NamA — protein MLYTSIQFRNIELKNRWVMSPMCMYSCENGMANDFHLVHYGSRAQGGTGLLVVEATGVEPRGRITNHCMGIWNDEQAEKLQRIVEFVHENSDSKIGIQLAHAGRKGSTWNNLQIPIEEGWETIAPSSIPYHPSERIPHALSTDEIKEQVQNFKKAARRAVKAGFDVIEIHGAHGYLIHQFLSPLSNIRTDEYGGSFENRIRFLMEIVNAVNEELNENTALFVRISGTEYAENGWDIQDSVALAKVLKEHSVDLVDVSSGGNIHGAKISVFNGYQVPLSSQIKSEAGVKTGAVGLITELEQAETILQHGEADLIFVAREILRNPYIAVQGSFEMKEECFFPHQYTRAKISS, from the coding sequence ATGTTATATACTTCAATACAATTCAGAAATATAGAACTGAAAAACCGCTGGGTAATGTCTCCCATGTGTATGTATTCATGCGAAAACGGAATGGCCAACGACTTTCATCTGGTGCATTACGGGAGCAGAGCACAGGGAGGAACCGGCTTGCTTGTAGTGGAAGCTACAGGAGTAGAACCGAGAGGAAGAATTACCAATCACTGCATGGGAATTTGGAATGATGAACAAGCAGAAAAGTTACAGCGAATAGTAGAATTTGTTCATGAAAATTCAGACAGTAAAATAGGAATTCAACTGGCCCATGCCGGTAGAAAAGGTTCCACATGGAATAATTTGCAGATTCCTATTGAAGAAGGTTGGGAAACCATTGCACCAAGCTCCATTCCTTATCATCCTTCAGAAAGAATTCCACATGCGTTGAGCACCGATGAGATAAAAGAACAGGTTCAGAATTTTAAAAAAGCAGCCCGAAGAGCAGTAAAAGCAGGTTTTGATGTTATTGAAATTCATGGAGCGCATGGCTATCTTATCCATCAGTTTTTGTCACCGTTATCCAATATCCGGACAGATGAATACGGCGGAAGCTTTGAGAACAGAATCCGTTTTCTCATGGAAATTGTAAATGCAGTGAATGAAGAACTGAATGAAAATACGGCACTTTTTGTAAGGATCTCCGGAACAGAATATGCAGAAAATGGCTGGGATATTCAGGATAGCGTAGCGTTGGCAAAAGTCTTAAAAGAGCATTCCGTTGACCTTGTGGATGTATCAAGTGGCGGGAATATCCACGGAGCAAAAATTTCAGTTTTCAACGGGTATCAGGTTCCTTTGTCTTCCCAGATCAAAAGCGAAGCTGGGGTAAAAACAGGAGCTGTAGGCTTAATTACAGAATTGGAGCAAGCTGAGACAATTCTTCAGCATGGAGAAGCAGATCTGATCTTTGTAGCAAGGGAAATATTAAGAAATCCCTACATTGCAGTTCAGGGAAGCTTTGAAATGAAAGAAGAATGCTTTTTCCCACATCAATATACCAGAGCGAAGATCTCATCATAA
- a CDS encoding ribonuclease domain-containing protein translates to MNSKIRAVFFICLGLLFGMSVMYIYNNFIKSKDHSSSAKTEAVSYGSTSTEDQYNTGNSSIQVSIEKLTEEKTVISYVKQNHRLPDYYITKNEARKQGWNPSRGNLCEAIPGKAIGGDKFGNREGRLPDGNQYFEADVNYHCGGRNADRIIYTKNGDVYLTKNHYKSFERQ, encoded by the coding sequence ATGAATAGTAAAATAAGAGCGGTATTTTTTATATGCTTGGGCCTTCTTTTCGGAATGTCGGTGATGTATATCTATAATAATTTTATTAAGAGTAAAGATCATTCATCCTCAGCTAAAACTGAGGCTGTAAGCTATGGAAGTACTTCCACAGAAGATCAGTATAATACCGGGAATTCATCAATACAGGTTTCTATTGAAAAGCTGACTGAAGAAAAAACGGTGATCAGTTATGTAAAACAAAACCATAGACTTCCGGATTACTACATCACAAAAAATGAAGCCAGAAAACAGGGCTGGAATCCTTCAAGAGGAAATCTTTGTGAAGCAATTCCAGGAAAAGCTATTGGCGGAGATAAATTTGGGAACAGGGAAGGGAGATTACCTGATGGAAATCAATATTTTGAAGCCGATGTTAATTACCATTGTGGTGGAAGAAATGCAGACCGGATTATTTATACCAAAAATGGAGATGTTTACCTTACCAAAAACCATTATAAGAGTTTTGAAAGACAGTAA
- a CDS encoding thioredoxin-like domain-containing protein, which translates to MKKLMTAIGTEWLKTKGLGLTYIALILGALIPLLGFVPEFFKKNIIIDEMLNYSVFEKAIGGEAIKYFTFFVLLLFVIIASNRIAQTDHKNNGWQLMETQPLSRLQLYFSKYIILIFLCTLCIASYFGFNIILALIDYYVHPDPAKLLTFDAAWMIKTFIRIWVTILGIAALQLCVSVAFQGFIWSFLIGSLGVASNITSLVQKQSFFFNPYSSLYTFWNAPEIKGLNSFISHSEYMSLFWMIIFLSLGYFWYSKKGFKNAFLKNRKQIFISAVALIIGSGLLYIFQKPKPYQSDGTGVSIKGKLETDIKIDSVRIYSKDFHKKIGAAAVKNNIFSWTAAHPIPLDEYILEIGNKKINFIMSSGDWFNFDIQLNNTKRISFLRSNRKADQVYSNNESSFGYEFESALEKQNYINDPAKFYDLAESDWKENKRILNVFADPENNALSEDYKRYRRELMSIEYLNEINNYRKMTSLTDSKFAPPASFIKELNENIQKPSPLLSKNDNYLQYKLDQLLSDKDQISNPDSILFVKINQMPKGISKDQLLSKHLAKTIELQTDSLTRNRVFDAEINKVSNTDYKQELYAKLDRINRSQKGAVFPDLTLLTDKGITQKLSKYKGKYVVIDFWATWCGPCKQIKPVFETRSHQYRYYDNIQFISISLDENQSKWTNYLKTKTSNLPQFWLLNAEQFMNKYKIQSIPRFIIIDPEGKIFNFNSPFPDEDNFVEILDKLKKY; encoded by the coding sequence ATGAAAAAATTAATGACAGCCATCGGCACAGAATGGCTAAAAACAAAAGGATTAGGACTCACTTATATTGCTCTTATCTTAGGAGCATTGATCCCACTGCTGGGTTTTGTTCCTGAATTTTTCAAAAAGAACATCATAATAGATGAAATGCTGAACTATTCTGTATTTGAAAAAGCCATAGGTGGTGAAGCTATTAAATATTTCACATTTTTCGTATTACTTTTATTTGTGATTATCGCTTCCAACAGGATTGCCCAGACTGATCATAAAAACAATGGGTGGCAACTGATGGAAACGCAGCCTTTAAGCAGGCTTCAGTTGTATTTTTCAAAGTACATTATTCTGATATTCCTTTGTACTCTATGTATTGCTTCTTATTTTGGATTTAATATTATTTTAGCTTTAATAGATTATTATGTACATCCTGATCCAGCGAAACTGCTTACTTTCGATGCAGCCTGGATGATAAAAACCTTTATCAGGATCTGGGTGACTATTTTAGGAATTGCAGCGCTTCAGCTTTGTGTTTCTGTAGCATTTCAAGGCTTTATCTGGTCATTTCTTATCGGTTCATTGGGAGTAGCGTCTAATATTACTTCTCTTGTACAGAAACAGTCTTTTTTCTTCAATCCTTATAGTTCTCTATACACTTTTTGGAATGCTCCGGAAATAAAAGGGCTGAACAGTTTCATTTCCCACTCTGAGTACATGAGTCTTTTCTGGATGATTATTTTTCTTAGTCTGGGCTATTTTTGGTACAGTAAAAAAGGATTTAAAAATGCTTTTCTTAAAAACAGAAAACAGATTTTTATTTCTGCCGTGGCGTTAATCATTGGTTCAGGATTGCTTTACATTTTCCAGAAACCAAAGCCTTATCAGAGTGATGGAACCGGAGTTTCTATTAAAGGAAAACTGGAAACTGATATTAAAATAGACTCTGTGAGAATTTATTCTAAAGATTTTCACAAAAAAATAGGAGCTGCAGCTGTCAAAAACAATATATTCAGTTGGACGGCAGCCCATCCTATTCCATTGGATGAATATATCCTTGAAATCGGGAATAAAAAAATAAACTTCATTATGTCAAGTGGTGATTGGTTTAATTTTGATATCCAGTTAAATAATACAAAACGGATCTCTTTTTTACGGTCTAACAGAAAAGCAGATCAGGTATACAGCAACAATGAAAGTTCTTTTGGATATGAGTTTGAATCTGCATTGGAAAAACAGAATTACATCAATGACCCTGCAAAATTCTATGACTTAGCCGAATCTGACTGGAAAGAAAACAAAAGAATTCTTAATGTATTTGCTGATCCCGAAAACAACGCACTTTCTGAAGACTACAAAAGATACAGAAGAGAACTTATGTCTATTGAATATCTAAACGAGATCAATAATTATAGAAAAATGACTTCATTGACTGATTCAAAATTTGCTCCTCCTGCATCTTTCATTAAGGAGTTAAATGAAAACATTCAAAAACCAAGCCCTCTGTTAAGCAAAAATGATAATTACCTTCAATATAAACTGGATCAGTTATTATCTGATAAAGATCAGATCTCCAACCCTGACAGTATCCTTTTTGTGAAAATCAACCAGATGCCTAAAGGAATTTCAAAAGACCAGCTACTATCCAAACATTTAGCTAAGACTATAGAATTACAAACGGATAGCCTTACAAGAAATAGGGTTTTTGATGCTGAAATCAACAAGGTAAGCAATACAGATTACAAGCAAGAGCTTTATGCAAAACTTGACCGGATCAACAGGTCTCAGAAGGGAGCTGTATTTCCCGACCTTACTCTTCTTACTGATAAAGGTATCACTCAAAAACTTTCTAAATATAAAGGTAAATATGTGGTCATTGATTTCTGGGCAACCTGGTGCGGACCATGTAAACAGATCAAACCTGTGTTTGAAACGAGAAGCCATCAATACAGATATTATGATAATATTCAGTTTATTTCTATCAGCCTCGATGAAAATCAATCGAAATGGACCAATTATTTAAAAACAAAAACATCCAATCTTCCGCAGTTTTGGCTGCTAAATGCAGAGCAATTTATGAATAAATACAAAATACAGTCTATTCCCAGGTTTATTATCATAGATCCGGAAGGTAAAATTTTTAACTTTAATTCTCCATTTCCTGATGAAGATAATTTCGTAGAAATTTTGGATAAGCTTAAGAAGTATTAA
- the tssD gene encoding type VI secretion system tube protein TssD — MAGNSRGILKFNGGEGQKLLKLNYSVSRATDVSGRVASDPSNALIKVTIEATEKSDVLESLLNSKYKPTSGEINFNKSHEEGTLITLKWENGYVIQHEVDFDAIDSNNMLISFVISAETITYGNSEYAGLWPSS; from the coding sequence ATGGCAGGAAATTCAAGAGGAATCTTAAAATTCAATGGAGGTGAAGGTCAGAAGTTATTAAAACTTAATTACAGCGTTTCAAGAGCTACTGACGTTTCAGGACGTGTAGCATCAGATCCGTCAAATGCACTGATAAAAGTAACCATCGAAGCAACAGAGAAATCTGATGTTCTGGAAAGTTTACTTAATAGCAAATATAAACCTACATCAGGAGAAATCAACTTCAATAAATCTCACGAAGAAGGTACATTAATTACCTTGAAATGGGAAAACGGATATGTTATTCAACATGAAGTAGACTTTGATGCAATAGACAGTAACAATATGCTGATTAGCTTTGTAATAAGCGCTGAAACCATTACTTATGGTAATTCTGAATATGCAGGACTTTGGCCAAGCAGCTAA
- a CDS encoding GNAT family N-acetyltransferase translates to MKIETQRLILRKLEEADFDRMFLMDSDPEVMKYLGKPVINVDESKEAIKMIQKQYEENGVGRLAVIEKESGLMIGWSGLKLLKQPINGHVNTLDLGYRFIPEFWGKGYAIEAARASLEYGFNELEADVIYAYADSGNTGSNYILKKLGFKNTEEFEDSGVKCFWYELKREQYF, encoded by the coding sequence ATGAAAATAGAAACCCAAAGACTTATTTTAAGAAAACTTGAAGAGGCTGACTTTGATCGGATGTTCCTTATGGATTCTGATCCTGAGGTGATGAAATATCTCGGAAAACCAGTGATAAATGTTGATGAATCAAAAGAAGCAATCAAAATGATTCAGAAACAATATGAAGAAAATGGAGTTGGCAGACTTGCCGTAATTGAAAAAGAAAGTGGTTTGATGATTGGATGGAGCGGCTTGAAATTATTGAAACAACCTATCAACGGACATGTGAATACATTGGATTTGGGCTATCGTTTTATTCCTGAATTCTGGGGCAAAGGTTATGCCATAGAAGCTGCACGAGCATCTCTGGAGTATGGTTTTAACGAGTTAGAAGCAGACGTTATTTATGCCTACGCAGATTCTGGAAATACAGGCTCAAATTATATCTTAAAAAAGCTGGGCTTCAAGAATACAGAGGAATTTGAAGACTCAGGAGTTAAATGCTTTTGGTATGAATTGAAACGTGAACAATATTTTTAA
- the nadE gene encoding NAD(+) synthase: MQTQKVIDHIVGWLKDYATKARVNGYVIGVSGGVDSGVVSTLAAMTGLKTLLIEMPIRQKADQVDRAQDHMNDLKSRFPNVEIMSVDLTPAFEELYKTFDVKDDLYPNEKLAFANTRSRLRMLTLYYYGQINGLLVCGTGNKVEDFGIGFYTKYGDGGVDVSPIGDLYKTEVYALAKGLNLIKSIQEAIPTDGLWDVDRTDEQQIGATYPELEKIQKEYGSKTAEDYEGRDKEVFQIFDRMHKAAKHKMDPIPVCDIPEDWRES; the protein is encoded by the coding sequence ATGCAGACACAGAAAGTGATAGATCATATTGTTGGCTGGTTAAAAGATTATGCCACAAAAGCCAGAGTAAATGGATATGTAATTGGAGTTTCCGGAGGAGTAGATTCCGGAGTGGTTTCTACCCTGGCCGCAATGACCGGACTAAAAACATTATTGATCGAAATGCCAATCCGTCAGAAAGCTGACCAGGTAGACAGAGCACAGGATCACATGAATGACCTGAAATCCAGATTTCCCAATGTGGAAATCATGTCTGTAGATTTAACACCTGCTTTTGAAGAGCTTTATAAGACTTTTGACGTAAAAGATGATCTGTATCCGAATGAGAAACTGGCATTTGCCAACACAAGATCGCGTTTAAGGATGCTTACACTGTATTATTACGGCCAGATTAACGGACTTTTAGTGTGTGGAACCGGAAATAAAGTGGAGGATTTCGGAATTGGATTTTATACGAAGTATGGAGACGGTGGAGTAGACGTTTCTCCAATTGGAGACCTTTATAAAACAGAAGTGTATGCTTTAGCAAAAGGGTTGAATCTGATTAAAAGCATTCAGGAAGCAATTCCTACGGACGGACTTTGGGATGTAGACCGTACAGATGAGCAGCAAATTGGAGCAACGTATCCGGAACTGGAAAAAATTCAGAAAGAATACGGAAGCAAAACAGCTGAAGATTATGAAGGCAGAGATAAAGAGGTATTCCAAATCTTTGACAGAATGCATAAAGCAGCAAAACATAAGATGGATCCTATTCCGGTTTGTGATATTCCTGAAGATTGGAGAGAATCATAA
- a CDS encoding N-acetyltransferase, with the protein MITIRQEEVKDYEEVFKLIEDAFRDMEHSDHQEHFLVEKLRKSEAFIPELSLVAEDENGRVAGHILFTKLIIENDSEIFESLALAPCFCKTWVSKSGNWQTINS; encoded by the coding sequence ATGATAACAATAAGACAAGAAGAAGTAAAAGATTATGAAGAAGTTTTTAAGCTTATAGAAGATGCTTTCAGGGATATGGAACATAGCGATCATCAGGAACATTTTCTTGTAGAAAAATTGAGAAAGTCTGAAGCATTTATTCCTGAACTGTCTTTGGTTGCAGAAGATGAGAATGGGCGTGTTGCCGGGCATATTTTATTTACAAAGCTTATCATTGAAAATGATTCAGAAATTTTTGAATCATTAGCTTTGGCCCCCTGTTTCTGTAAAACCTGGGTTTCAAAATCAGGGAATTGGCAGACAATTAATTCGTGA
- a CDS encoding ABC transporter ATP-binding protein, with translation MENLISIRNLNYGFTPHQLILKNIDLSVPKGSIFGFLGANGAGKSTTMKMLIGSIPDDNHTIRIFDKDLSDLYPEGFQKIGSLIDTAAFYDHLSGWDNLIIISRLRDLPESECERVLNLVGLWESRKMKMKKYSLGMKQRLSIAMTLLGKPDLLILDEPVNGLDPNGMLEIRELLMKLNKEEGVTIFISSHLLQEIEKMITHLAIISHGEIRFTGSIQDLNELYRYNHIRIGINNASQFIHEIPEQYSPKIINENTVEITAESKEHIVTLIKKLVLNHAEIFEIRNNAGLEDWFMEITKN, from the coding sequence ATGGAAAATTTAATTAGTATTCGAAATCTAAATTATGGATTTACTCCCCATCAGCTGATTCTGAAAAACATTGATCTTTCGGTCCCCAAAGGAAGTATTTTTGGATTCCTGGGAGCCAATGGTGCCGGAAAATCTACAACGATGAAAATGCTGATCGGCAGTATTCCTGACGACAACCATACCATCCGGATTTTTGACAAGGATTTATCTGATCTCTATCCGGAAGGATTCCAAAAAATTGGGAGCCTGATAGATACAGCTGCATTTTATGACCATCTTTCCGGATGGGATAACCTCATTATCATTTCCAGGCTTCGAGACTTACCTGAATCAGAATGTGAAAGGGTTTTGAATCTCGTAGGCCTTTGGGAAAGCAGAAAAATGAAAATGAAAAAGTATTCTCTGGGAATGAAACAAAGACTTTCTATTGCCATGACTTTACTTGGAAAACCGGATTTGCTGATTCTGGATGAACCTGTAAACGGTCTTGATCCGAATGGAATGCTGGAGATACGGGAACTCTTGATGAAACTCAACAAAGAGGAAGGGGTTACTATTTTCATTTCCAGTCATCTGCTTCAGGAAATAGAAAAAATGATTACCCATCTTGCCATTATTTCCCATGGTGAAATACGCTTTACAGGAAGCATACAGGATCTTAATGAACTCTACCGATACAATCATATCAGAATAGGAATCAACAATGCCTCCCAGTTTATCCATGAAATTCCGGAGCAATATTCTCCTAAAATCATCAATGAGAATACTGTAGAAATCACTGCAGAATCTAAAGAACATATTGTTACCCTTATCAAAAAACTGGTTTTGAATCATGCAGAGATCTTTGAGATCAGAAATAATGCAGGTCTTGAAGACTGGTTTATGGAAATAACAAAAAACTAA
- a CDS encoding gliding motility protein GldB yields MKIFRYIAFSSILVVGLNSCKKEPENQWKIEVKDTTEKIEMTDISKVFYNPNVALDQFKAQFPWFQGTVSDADFSKRRADAEEIKIYKEAIGKIDQAKLQKELQDLFSHIKHYFPRFKSPKVYLFSSALQMVQDPIFYDEKGNLLFIDITGFMGDGNAHYKGLEVYFQKSMNPQNIVPKVSQLFAENIVTESPDHQKFIDQVILNGKVMILQDAFLPDFPDYLKMNYTKKQYEWATYNEANIWNYFVESNLLFGDDPRLGERFIAPGPFSKFYTEIDNESSPQIGIFTGWQICKAYLKEKPETKLTDFLKMDATQIFNESGYKPRVTK; encoded by the coding sequence ATGAAGATTTTCAGATACATTGCCTTTTCTTCTATTTTAGTTGTGGGATTGAATTCCTGTAAAAAAGAACCTGAAAACCAATGGAAAATAGAGGTAAAAGATACCACCGAAAAAATTGAAATGACGGATATTTCCAAAGTGTTTTATAATCCTAATGTTGCATTAGACCAGTTTAAAGCTCAGTTTCCGTGGTTTCAGGGAACTGTTTCTGATGCTGACTTCTCTAAAAGAAGAGCCGATGCAGAAGAAATTAAGATCTATAAGGAAGCCATTGGAAAAATAGACCAAGCGAAATTACAGAAAGAGCTTCAGGATTTATTTTCACACATCAAACATTATTTCCCAAGGTTTAAAAGTCCAAAAGTATATCTGTTTTCATCGGCCTTACAAATGGTTCAGGATCCTATCTTTTATGATGAAAAAGGAAATCTTCTATTCATAGATATTACTGGTTTTATGGGTGATGGTAATGCTCATTACAAAGGACTGGAGGTTTACTTTCAGAAATCGATGAACCCACAGAATATTGTTCCTAAGGTTTCTCAGCTTTTTGCTGAAAATATTGTAACAGAATCTCCGGATCATCAAAAATTCATAGATCAGGTCATTCTTAATGGAAAAGTGATGATTCTACAGGATGCTTTTCTTCCTGATTTTCCTGATTATCTGAAAATGAATTATACAAAGAAACAATATGAATGGGCTACATACAATGAAGCCAATATCTGGAATTATTTTGTAGAAAGTAACCTGTTATTTGGAGATGATCCAAGGTTGGGAGAGCGCTTTATTGCTCCGGGACCATTCTCAAAGTTCTATACTGAAATAGACAACGAATCCTCCCCACAAATCGGGATTTTTACAGGATGGCAGATCTGTAAAGCTTATCTTAAAGAGAAACCTGAAACAAAACTGACAGACTTCCTGAAAATGGATGCTACACAAATTTTTAACGAATCCGGTTATAAGCCTCGTGTAACAAAGTAA
- a CDS encoding barstar family protein translates to MKTVYIDFTEIGDYEDFYAQLKEKVQLPEHFGDNLDALFDTITGDLEMPLHIEFVNMTVDQLEIFEDLLTTLEDAEEEVEDFTFSYYLEQYEDDEDEEETED, encoded by the coding sequence ATGAAGACAGTATATATAGATTTTACAGAAATAGGCGATTATGAGGATTTCTATGCTCAATTAAAAGAAAAAGTTCAGCTTCCTGAACATTTCGGGGATAACCTTGATGCGCTTTTCGATACCATTACCGGAGACCTTGAAATGCCACTTCACATTGAATTCGTGAATATGACGGTAGATCAGCTTGAAATTTTTGAAGACCTGCTGACAACATTAGAAGATGCAGAGGAAGAAGTTGAGGATTTCACTTTCAGCTACTATCTGGAGCAATATGAAGATGACGAAGACGAAGAGGAAACAGAAGACTAG
- a CDS encoding DUF2752 domain-containing protein, which produces MNIEDFMLTCPSKKFLGVECLGCGAQRAIVLVFEGKFSEAFKMYPAVYSVLLFFFILGLSFIDKNRKYSPVLMILIVINLVIMIVSYVYKHFLL; this is translated from the coding sequence ATGAATATAGAAGACTTTATGCTGACCTGCCCAAGTAAAAAATTTCTGGGGGTAGAATGTTTGGGTTGTGGCGCTCAGCGTGCCATTGTTTTGGTCTTTGAAGGGAAATTTTCAGAGGCATTTAAAATGTATCCTGCTGTATACTCGGTATTGCTGTTTTTTTTCATTTTGGGATTAAGTTTTATAGATAAGAATAGAAAATATTCCCCTGTTCTTATGATCCTGATTGTCATCAATCTTGTCATTATGATTGTTTCCTATGTTTACAAACATTTCTTATTATAG
- a CDS encoding Zn-dependent protease produces MKNNSFAYLLFLFLMFSCSEKQRNGKVQKQKPAITILIQPFRGIQSEKVKTVAEGIKKVYPNVKVLEAIDFPGNAYYKERNRYRADSTIKFLNTKTREGFVTIGLTSKDISVTKGKIKDFGVMGLGYRPGKACIASDFRLNKKNSDEQFYKIAIHELGHTQGLPHCPEKMCFMRDAEGKNPTNEETDFCKKCKTFLISKNWKFSSI; encoded by the coding sequence TTGAAAAATAATAGTTTTGCTTATTTACTGTTTTTATTTCTGATGTTTTCATGCTCGGAAAAACAAAGGAATGGTAAAGTACAGAAACAAAAACCTGCAATAACCATACTCATTCAGCCATTCAGAGGTATACAATCTGAAAAAGTGAAAACAGTAGCTGAAGGGATTAAAAAAGTATATCCTAATGTTAAAGTTCTTGAAGCTATAGATTTTCCTGGAAATGCTTATTATAAGGAAAGAAACCGCTATAGAGCGGATTCAACGATTAAGTTTTTAAACACTAAGACCAGGGAAGGCTTTGTTACCATTGGACTCACTTCAAAAGATATTAGTGTGACCAAAGGTAAAATAAAAGACTTTGGGGTGATGGGTTTAGGTTATAGACCGGGAAAAGCTTGTATAGCATCAGATTTTAGATTAAACAAGAAAAACTCAGACGAGCAGTTTTATAAGATCGCTATTCATGAGCTTGGTCATACTCAGGGGCTACCACATTGCCCGGAAAAAATGTGCTTTATGAGAGATGCAGAAGGTAAAAATCCTACTAATGAGGAAACGGATTTTTGTAAGAAATGCAAAACTTTTTTAATCAGTAAAAATTGGAAATTTAGTTCAATATGA